In one Cellulomonas sp. JZ18 genomic region, the following are encoded:
- a CDS encoding AAA domain-containing protein — MGPGVPVRVVEAPEHPGAEPRFRAFWAHDRGEERTALRAFLDYLAERRSRFPGLHVYHYAAYEKVALLRLAGRHGEGEAEVDGLLREGVLVDLYAAVRAGVQTGQRSYSLKKLEPLYMAQGRGDGVTNAADSIVEYAEAVAARDAGREGEWQDRLDAIAAYNRYDCLSTLGLRDWLLARLAEAGLEPQRPTVLDPQAAARAAELGEPDPLEERLMAVAGPGPNEGVVRPPGRQALALVAAALRYHQREDKPYWWGHFDRLKADPAEWAERRNVLVADDVEVLDAWRLPAGKQVERRVLRMVGRLEPGSDLRAGAKAVGLYDPPFPDCMKSSPDGPRGWCERMTVLEVTAVERDGRVRDVLVVEETRPKGSDAFDALPMALAPAGPLGTQPLRNAIRALAEDVAAGLEGVPAQPTDDVRLPTRAVLDLARRVPPRTRSGAPIPPLADPDDAVDVLTRALLDLDDSYVAVQGPPGTGKTYTGARVVAGLVARGWRVGVVAQSHAVVENMLRAVAGAGVPADAIAKKAPGAQDGRVADPDAPWTWVPDKGFAGFWGSHPGGAPGAGAVLGGTAWDLANAGRLPDAPLDLLVVDEAGQLALATTFAVAGAARTLLLLGDPQQLPQVSQGTHPEPVDRSALGWLSDGHDTLPPALGYFLPVTHRMHPALCAAVSTLSYEGRLAAAPAAAARELDGVAPGVHGVLVEHEGNKVRSLEEADAVVRLVRDLVGRTWRDPSAGAGASERPLEPQDVLVVAPYNAQVFTVRQALEAAGLGGARVGTVDRFQGQQAPVVVVTTAASSPAQVPRGLDFLLDRNRLNVAVSRGQWAAFVVRSTRLTHVLPRRAETLERLGAFIGLTTASVVPVPDVPAGPLDAARAPVGSRT; from the coding sequence GTGGGGCCTGGAGTACCTGTTCGGGTCGTCGAGGCGCCCGAGCACCCGGGTGCCGAGCCGCGGTTCCGCGCGTTCTGGGCGCACGACCGCGGCGAGGAGCGCACGGCCCTGCGCGCCTTCCTCGACTACCTCGCCGAGCGCCGCAGCCGCTTCCCCGGCCTGCACGTCTACCACTACGCGGCGTACGAGAAGGTCGCGCTGCTGCGGCTCGCGGGCCGCCACGGGGAGGGGGAGGCCGAGGTCGACGGGCTGCTGCGCGAGGGCGTCCTCGTCGACCTGTACGCCGCCGTGCGGGCCGGCGTGCAGACGGGGCAGCGCTCGTACTCGCTGAAGAAGCTCGAGCCCCTGTACATGGCGCAGGGCCGCGGCGACGGCGTCACGAACGCGGCCGACTCCATCGTGGAGTACGCCGAGGCGGTCGCGGCGCGCGACGCCGGGCGCGAGGGCGAGTGGCAGGACCGCCTCGACGCGATCGCGGCGTACAACCGCTACGACTGCCTGTCCACGCTGGGCCTGCGGGACTGGCTGCTCGCGCGGCTCGCCGAGGCCGGTCTGGAGCCGCAGCGGCCGACGGTCCTCGACCCCCAGGCCGCCGCGCGCGCCGCGGAGCTGGGCGAGCCGGACCCGCTCGAGGAGCGGCTCATGGCCGTCGCCGGCCCCGGGCCGAACGAGGGCGTCGTGCGCCCGCCCGGGCGGCAGGCCCTCGCGCTCGTCGCCGCCGCGCTGCGGTACCACCAGCGCGAGGACAAGCCGTACTGGTGGGGCCACTTCGACCGGCTCAAGGCCGACCCGGCCGAGTGGGCCGAACGGCGCAACGTGCTCGTCGCGGACGACGTCGAGGTCCTCGACGCGTGGCGCCTGCCGGCGGGCAAGCAGGTGGAGCGGCGCGTGCTGCGCATGGTGGGTCGGCTCGAGCCGGGCAGCGACCTGCGCGCGGGCGCCAAGGCCGTCGGCCTGTACGACCCGCCGTTCCCCGACTGCATGAAGTCCTCGCCCGACGGCCCGCGCGGCTGGTGCGAGCGCATGACGGTGCTGGAGGTCACGGCGGTCGAGCGGGACGGGCGCGTCCGCGACGTGCTGGTCGTGGAGGAGACGCGCCCCAAGGGGTCCGACGCGTTCGACGCCCTGCCGATGGCGCTCGCCCCCGCCGGGCCGCTGGGCACGCAGCCGCTGCGCAACGCGATCCGTGCGCTCGCCGAGGACGTCGCGGCCGGGCTGGAGGGGGTGCCCGCGCAGCCGACGGACGACGTCCGGCTGCCCACCCGCGCGGTCCTCGACCTGGCCCGGCGGGTGCCGCCGCGCACCCGGTCGGGCGCCCCGATCCCGCCGCTGGCCGACCCCGACGACGCCGTCGACGTGCTGACCCGGGCGCTGCTCGACCTCGACGACTCGTACGTGGCCGTGCAGGGGCCGCCCGGCACCGGCAAGACGTACACGGGTGCGCGCGTCGTCGCGGGGCTGGTCGCGCGTGGGTGGCGGGTCGGCGTCGTCGCCCAGTCGCACGCGGTCGTGGAGAACATGCTCCGGGCGGTCGCCGGCGCCGGGGTACCGGCCGACGCGATCGCGAAGAAGGCACCGGGAGCCCAGGACGGGCGCGTCGCCGACCCCGACGCGCCGTGGACGTGGGTGCCTGACAAGGGGTTCGCGGGCTTCTGGGGCTCGCACCCCGGCGGCGCGCCCGGCGCGGGCGCCGTGCTGGGCGGCACCGCCTGGGACCTCGCGAACGCCGGTCGCCTGCCGGACGCCCCGCTCGACCTGCTCGTCGTCGACGAGGCCGGGCAGCTCGCGCTCGCGACGACGTTCGCCGTGGCGGGCGCCGCCCGCACCCTCCTGCTGCTCGGCGACCCGCAGCAGCTCCCGCAGGTCAGCCAGGGCACCCACCCGGAGCCCGTCGACCGGTCCGCGCTCGGGTGGCTGTCCGACGGGCACGACACCCTGCCGCCCGCGCTCGGCTACTTCCTGCCCGTGACGCACCGCATGCACCCCGCGCTGTGCGCGGCCGTGTCCACCCTGTCCTACGAGGGCCGCCTCGCCGCCGCCCCCGCCGCCGCCGCGCGCGAGCTCGACGGCGTCGCCCCCGGTGTGCACGGGGTGCTCGTCGAGCACGAGGGCAACAAGGTCCGCTCCCTGGAGGAGGCGGACGCGGTGGTGCGGCTCGTGCGGGACCTGGTGGGGCGGACCTGGCGCGACCCGTCGGCGGGCGCGGGGGCGTCCGAGCGGCCGCTGGAGCCGCAGGACGTGCTCGTCGTCGCGCCGTACAACGCGCAGGTGTTCACGGTCCGCCAGGCGCTGGAGGCCGCCGGGCTCGGCGGCGCCCGGGTCGGCACGGTCGACCGGTTCCAGGGGCAGCAGGCGCCCGTCGTCGTGGTGACCACGGCGGCGTCGTCGCCGGCGCAGGTGCCGCGCGGCCTCGACTTCCTGCTCGACCGCAACCGGCTCAACGTCGCCGTCTCGCGCGGGCAGTGGGCGGCGTTCGTCGTCCGCAGCACGCGCCTCACGCACGTCCTGCCGCGCCGTGCGGAGACGCTCGAGCGGCTCGGTGCGTTCATCGGCCTGACCACCGCCAGCGTCGTGCCGGTGCCGGACGTCCCGGCCGGGCCCCTCGACGCTGCGCGCGCGCCCGTCGGCAGCCGCACGTAG
- a CDS encoding 1,4-beta-xylanase, with product MTWGWTGGGRGTWTGPEADASMDLMVERLGVTWVTLAFAALQDTAQSTSIAWRDAPTPTDDEVRTAIRAAHARGLQVCLKPVVNVRNGTWRAHIAFFDEDVPGEPTWAQWFAAYTELQVHYARIAAEEGVAMVCVGCEMVQSDKREDEWRALVAAVREVYPGLVTYNCDKYQEGNVRWWDAVDVVSSSGYYPVDDWEAQLDRIEAVVRRVGKPFLFLEAGCPSREGSPALPNDWGLPGAPSGEAQADWYRAAFAACARRDWVGGFMLWDWPTRLYAEADAAGNDDYCPFGKPAEAVIRDAYAAGVARRREG from the coding sequence ATGACGTGGGGCTGGACCGGCGGCGGCCGGGGGACGTGGACGGGTCCGGAGGCCGACGCCTCGATGGACCTCATGGTCGAGCGGCTCGGCGTCACGTGGGTGACGCTCGCGTTCGCCGCGCTGCAGGACACCGCGCAGTCCACGTCCATCGCCTGGCGCGACGCCCCCACGCCGACCGACGACGAGGTCCGCACTGCGATCCGCGCCGCCCACGCCCGCGGCCTGCAGGTCTGCCTCAAGCCCGTGGTCAACGTCCGCAACGGCACCTGGCGCGCGCACATCGCCTTCTTCGACGAGGACGTGCCCGGCGAGCCGACGTGGGCGCAGTGGTTCGCCGCGTACACCGAGCTCCAGGTGCACTACGCCCGCATCGCCGCGGAGGAGGGCGTGGCGATGGTGTGCGTCGGCTGCGAGATGGTCCAGTCCGACAAGCGCGAGGACGAGTGGCGCGCGCTCGTCGCCGCCGTGCGCGAGGTCTACCCCGGCCTGGTCACCTACAACTGCGACAAGTACCAGGAGGGGAACGTCCGCTGGTGGGACGCGGTCGACGTCGTCTCGTCGTCCGGCTACTACCCCGTGGACGACTGGGAGGCGCAGCTCGACCGCATCGAGGCCGTCGTGCGCCGCGTCGGCAAGCCGTTCCTCTTCCTCGAGGCCGGCTGCCCGAGCCGCGAGGGGTCGCCCGCGCTCCCCAACGACTGGGGGCTGCCGGGCGCGCCGTCGGGCGAGGCCCAGGCGGACTGGTACCGCGCCGCGTTCGCGGCCTGCGCGCGACGCGACTGGGTCGGCGGCTTCATGCTCTGGGACTGGCCGACCCGGCTGTACGCCGAGGCGGACGCCGCGGGGAACGACGACTACTGCCCGTTCGGCAAGCCGGCGGAAGCGGTGATCCGGGACGCGTACGCCGCAGGGGTCGCGCGGCGGCGGGAGGGGTGA
- a CDS encoding glucose-6-phosphate dehydrogenase has protein sequence MPSDRPLVLVLHGARGDLSRRMVVPALATLDARGLLPERWALVGTGRRDLDVEEFRDVVRSSLDEFGDDESRHALDDVLEHVAWCRDVSQDDDDPGTLPDVLADLREHLTGDRDGDVLVVHYLAVPPESFVPLTRALARHGLTDGVRVVYEKPYGTSPDSFRELDAVVHEALDEDQVFRIDHFLGKEATQNLHVSRFANELIGGAWDRHHVAQVQIDVPETLDVDQRAEFYDATGAALDMLVTHLFQVAAQVAMEPPAGLSADDLGRAREEVLEAFRPLDPDEVVLGQFEGYGDIEGVADGSTTDTYVAARLWVDTDRWRGVPFLLRTGKQMATSAQQVTLVLRTPDHLFGEDVGPNRLEVSLTGAGEVRLVTTVKKPGPRLELETGTVRLSLDDVPGTSLPPYAGLLQDVLVGDRTLFTTPAGLDAAWRAFAPLLGDGRPEPVPYARGSWGPQEARRLAEPHGWVLGQ, from the coding sequence GTGCCGTCCGACCGCCCCCTCGTCCTCGTCCTGCACGGCGCCCGCGGCGACCTGTCGCGGCGCATGGTGGTCCCCGCCCTCGCGACGCTCGACGCGCGCGGCCTGCTGCCCGAGCGGTGGGCGCTCGTCGGCACCGGCCGTCGCGACCTCGACGTGGAGGAGTTCCGCGACGTCGTCCGCTCGTCCCTGGACGAGTTCGGCGACGACGAGTCGCGGCACGCGCTCGACGACGTCCTGGAGCACGTCGCCTGGTGCCGGGACGTCAGCCAGGACGACGACGACCCCGGCACCCTCCCGGACGTCCTGGCCGACCTGCGCGAGCACCTCACCGGCGACCGCGACGGCGACGTGCTGGTCGTGCACTACCTGGCCGTGCCGCCGGAGTCGTTCGTGCCGCTCACGCGGGCGCTCGCCCGCCACGGCCTCACCGACGGCGTCCGCGTCGTCTACGAGAAGCCGTACGGCACGTCGCCGGACTCGTTCCGCGAGCTCGACGCGGTCGTGCACGAGGCGCTCGACGAGGACCAGGTGTTCCGCATCGACCACTTCCTGGGCAAGGAGGCGACGCAGAACCTGCACGTGTCGCGGTTCGCGAACGAGCTCATCGGCGGCGCCTGGGACCGGCACCACGTCGCGCAGGTGCAGATCGACGTGCCCGAGACCCTCGACGTCGACCAGCGCGCCGAGTTCTACGACGCCACCGGCGCCGCGCTCGACATGCTCGTCACGCACCTGTTCCAGGTCGCGGCACAGGTCGCGATGGAACCGCCCGCCGGCCTGTCCGCCGACGACCTGGGACGGGCCCGCGAGGAGGTCCTCGAGGCGTTCCGCCCGCTCGACCCGGACGAGGTCGTGCTGGGCCAGTTCGAGGGCTACGGGGACATCGAGGGGGTCGCCGACGGGTCGACGACCGACACGTACGTCGCCGCCCGGCTGTGGGTCGACACCGACCGCTGGCGCGGCGTGCCGTTCCTGCTGCGCACGGGCAAGCAGATGGCGACGTCCGCGCAGCAGGTCACGCTCGTGCTGCGTACGCCCGACCACCTGTTCGGCGAGGACGTCGGCCCCAACCGCCTCGAGGTGTCCCTGACCGGCGCCGGCGAGGTGCGGCTCGTCACGACCGTGAAGAAGCCGGGGCCGCGCCTGGAGCTGGAGACCGGTACGGTGCGGCTCTCGCTGGACGACGTGCCGGGGACCTCCCTGCCGCCGTACGCCGGGCTGCTGCAGGACGTGCTCGTCGGGGACCGGACGCTGTTCACGACCCCCGCGGGGCTCGACGCCGCGTGGCGGGCGTTCGCGCCGCTGCTCGGCGACGGGCGCCCCGAGCCCGTGCCGTACGCGCGCGGCTCGTGGGGCCCGCAGGAGGCACGTCGGCTGGCCGAGCCGCACGGGTGGGTGCTGGGGCAGTGA
- a CDS encoding RDD family protein has translation MTTSDGPGPGWYDDGVTPDVERWFDGHGWTEHTRPLPAPAAPPAPPAPVVGGTTWAPAGPVLADVAAAAPGAHAAPAAHHGGVAPLGTAAPVAVASPWSTPASSWGTGVPSTRSSARPPTAALPWAPVPYASWVLRVAAYLLDTLALVPWGLAYAYAMLTATPGTDVYGTPALQPTPTGTTVLLVGVLVTWVLYIANRWVLPARTGQSLGKRAVGIRVRSEQTGTTLSVWMCLVRDFAHALDSLVLYLGYLWPLWDAKRQTFADKAVKAVVVRDV, from the coding sequence ATGACCACCTCCGACGGGCCCGGACCGGGCTGGTACGACGACGGCGTGACGCCGGACGTCGAGCGCTGGTTCGACGGCCACGGCTGGACCGAGCACACCCGCCCGCTGCCCGCTCCGGCCGCACCGCCCGCACCCCCGGCACCGGTGGTCGGCGGGACGACGTGGGCACCCGCCGGGCCGGTCCTCGCGGACGTCGCGGCAGCCGCACCGGGTGCGCACGCCGCACCGGCCGCGCACCACGGCGGCGTGGCGCCGCTCGGGACGGCCGCACCGGTCGCGGTCGCGAGCCCCTGGTCGACGCCGGCCTCGTCGTGGGGCACCGGCGTGCCGTCGACGCGGTCCTCGGCGCGGCCGCCGACCGCCGCGCTGCCGTGGGCGCCGGTCCCGTACGCGAGCTGGGTGCTGCGCGTCGCCGCCTACCTGCTCGACACGCTCGCACTGGTGCCGTGGGGCCTCGCGTACGCCTACGCGATGCTCACCGCCACGCCCGGCACCGACGTGTACGGGACGCCCGCGCTGCAGCCGACACCCACCGGGACGACCGTGCTGCTCGTCGGGGTGCTCGTCACGTGGGTGCTGTACATCGCCAACCGCTGGGTGCTGCCCGCGCGCACGGGCCAGTCGCTGGGCAAGCGCGCGGTCGGGATCCGCGTCCGGTCCGAGCAGACGGGCACGACCCTCAGCGTGTGGATGTGCCTCGTGCGGGACTTCGCCCACGCGCTGGACTCGCTCGTGCTCTACCTGGGCTACCTCTGGCCGCTGTGGGACGCCAAGCGGCAGACCTTCGCGGACAAGGCCGTGAAGGCGGTGGTCGTGCGCGACGTGTGA
- a CDS encoding dihydrodipicolinate synthase family protein: MFAGVSAFPLTPLRDDRVDEDAVGRLVAAAAAAGVDSVCVLGSTGVAPYLAREERRTVVARAVKEVGDVPLLAGVGALRTSDVLAHAQDAAEAGAAGLLLVPVTYQPLTDDEVVDLYAEVTERVPLPLVPYENRRTTSVAFTDDLLARVAALPHVASVKLPGAPGDVAAVSARLAHLRTLVPAHVGVGFSGDAYAATALAAGADTWWSVLAGVVPATAVRLAHAARTGDRATVDALTDALRPAFDVLSAQGGVRVAAALAEHRGLVEGPCLPRPVQGLPASDRDAVVAALEAAERV, from the coding sequence ATGTTCGCCGGTGTGAGCGCCTTCCCCCTGACCCCGCTGCGGGACGACCGGGTCGACGAGGACGCCGTCGGCCGGCTCGTCGCCGCCGCCGCGGCAGCGGGCGTCGACTCGGTCTGCGTCCTCGGGTCCACCGGCGTGGCGCCGTACCTCGCGCGCGAGGAGCGGCGCACGGTCGTGGCGCGCGCCGTGAAGGAGGTCGGCGACGTACCGCTGCTCGCGGGCGTCGGCGCGCTGCGCACCTCCGACGTGCTGGCGCACGCGCAGGACGCCGCCGAGGCCGGCGCCGCGGGTCTGCTGCTCGTGCCCGTGACGTACCAGCCGCTGACCGACGACGAGGTCGTCGACCTGTACGCGGAGGTGACCGAGCGCGTCCCGCTGCCGCTCGTGCCCTACGAGAACCGGCGGACCACGTCGGTGGCGTTCACCGACGACCTGCTCGCACGCGTCGCCGCGCTGCCGCACGTGGCGTCGGTCAAGCTGCCGGGTGCGCCGGGCGACGTGGCCGCGGTGAGCGCCCGCCTCGCGCACCTGCGGACGCTCGTGCCGGCGCACGTCGGCGTCGGGTTCTCCGGCGACGCGTACGCCGCGACGGCGCTCGCGGCCGGTGCGGACACGTGGTGGTCGGTGCTCGCGGGCGTCGTGCCGGCCACCGCCGTGCGGCTCGCGCACGCCGCGCGCACCGGCGACCGGGCCACGGTCGACGCGCTCACGGACGCGCTGCGCCCGGCGTTCGACGTCCTGTCCGCGCAGGGCGGGGTCCGGGTCGCCGCCGCGCTCGCGGAGCACCGCGGCCTCGTCGAGGGCCCGTGCCTGCCGCGCCCGGTGCAGGGCCTCCCGGCGTCGGACCGCGACGCCGTGGTGGCGGCGCTGGAGGCGGCCGAGCGGGTCTGA
- a CDS encoding VOC family protein has protein sequence MHVEFVAGFGPVTRDDAAAGTFWADALGIAFAEVAPGYFATDDLPGVRAFARWPLAQAAQATFGRPEWPADRPVPQAWIELDVRSAQAVADAVAELRGAGHDVLVDAHDEPWGQTSARLQSPEGLLVGITYTPWMHRDT, from the coding sequence GTGCACGTCGAGTTCGTCGCGGGGTTCGGGCCGGTCACGCGGGACGACGCCGCCGCGGGGACGTTCTGGGCCGACGCGCTGGGGATCGCCTTCGCCGAGGTCGCGCCCGGGTACTTCGCGACCGACGACCTGCCGGGGGTGCGCGCGTTCGCGCGGTGGCCGCTCGCGCAGGCGGCGCAGGCGACGTTCGGGCGGCCGGAGTGGCCCGCCGACCGGCCCGTGCCGCAGGCCTGGATCGAGCTCGACGTGCGGTCCGCGCAGGCCGTGGCGGACGCGGTCGCGGAGCTGCGGGGCGCGGGGCACGACGTCCTCGTCGACGCGCACGACGAGCCGTGGGGCCAGACCTCCGCCCGCCTGCAGAGCCCGGAGGGGCTGCTCGTGGGCATCACGTACACCCCCTGGATGCACCGGGACACCTGA
- a CDS encoding NAD(P)H-binding protein, with the protein MPLVRKQEHADELRGPGVEPRLLDIEAQDADAFAEAFAGVGAVVFAAGAGPDGRADRKRTVDLEGSLKSIEGARRAGVQRFVQVSAIGVDEPLPDDAGEVWKAYVEAKRDADAALRASDLAWTIIRPGGLTDDDPVGTVLLSESAPRAQVPRADVAAVIAACLAEPASVGRQWELVTGDVPVREAVAAG; encoded by the coding sequence GTGCCGCTCGTGCGCAAGCAGGAGCACGCGGACGAGCTGCGCGGGCCCGGCGTCGAGCCGCGTCTGCTCGACATCGAGGCGCAGGACGCCGACGCGTTCGCCGAGGCGTTCGCGGGCGTCGGCGCGGTCGTCTTCGCCGCCGGCGCCGGGCCGGACGGGCGCGCCGACCGCAAGCGGACCGTCGACCTGGAGGGGTCCCTGAAGTCCATCGAGGGTGCCCGCCGGGCCGGCGTGCAGCGGTTCGTGCAGGTCTCGGCGATCGGCGTCGACGAGCCGCTGCCGGACGACGCCGGCGAGGTGTGGAAGGCGTACGTGGAGGCCAAGCGGGACGCCGACGCCGCCCTGCGCGCGTCGGACCTCGCGTGGACGATCATCCGCCCCGGCGGCCTGACCGACGACGACCCGGTCGGGACCGTCCTGCTCTCCGAGTCCGCCCCGCGGGCGCAGGTGCCGCGCGCCGACGTGGCCGCCGTCATCGCGGCGTGCCTCGCGGAGCCGGCGAGCGTCGGCAGGCAGTGGGAGCTCGTCACCGGCGACGTGCCGGTGCGCGAGGCGGTCGCGGCGGGCTGA
- a CDS encoding DUF3817 domain-containing protein, whose translation MRTPVDRTGRVLAVVALVEAFTWAGLLAGMFLKYVTQTTELGVTVFGRLHGGAFLVYVAVALVAAVRLRWPWWVTGLALAAAVPPLVTLPLERWLRRTGRLARPGAAPTGDGEPERAGAAAGV comes from the coding sequence ATGCGCACGCCCGTCGACCGCACCGGACGCGTCCTCGCCGTCGTCGCCCTCGTCGAGGCGTTCACCTGGGCGGGGCTGCTCGCGGGAATGTTCCTGAAGTACGTGACGCAGACGACGGAGCTCGGCGTCACCGTGTTCGGGCGGCTGCACGGCGGCGCGTTCCTCGTGTACGTGGCCGTCGCGCTGGTCGCCGCGGTGCGGCTCCGGTGGCCGTGGTGGGTGACGGGGCTCGCGCTCGCGGCCGCGGTCCCGCCGCTGGTCACGCTGCCGCTGGAGCGGTGGCTGCGCCGGACCGGGCGGCTCGCGCGGCCGGGTGCGGCGCCGACGGGCGACGGGGAGCCGGAGCGCGCCGGGGCCGCTGCGGGCGTCTGA
- a CDS encoding SDR family oxidoreductase, which yields MADQTTNQDPRSQYPGPESQTGETIEPPGRTEEMPKEPDHGEQTYRGSGRLEGRKALITGGDSGIGRAVAIAYSREGADVAIVYLPEEEEDAQETVRLVEEAGRKALAIPGDIRDEQFCSDLVQRTVDELGGLDILVNNAAYQMAQPGSLADITTEQLDRVFKTNLYAMFWITKAALPHLKPGSAIINTSSIQAFEPSPPLLDYATTKAGILNFTKGLAQQVAEQGIRVNAVCPGPIWTPLIPATMPDEKVESFGGDTPLGRAGQPAEMAPAYVFFASQESSYVTGDRIVATGGKLA from the coding sequence ATGGCTGACCAGACGACGAACCAGGATCCCCGCTCCCAGTACCCGGGCCCCGAGTCCCAGACCGGCGAGACGATCGAGCCTCCGGGTCGTACCGAGGAGATGCCGAAGGAGCCCGACCACGGCGAGCAGACGTACCGCGGCTCGGGCCGCCTCGAGGGCCGCAAGGCGCTCATCACCGGCGGAGACTCGGGCATCGGCCGCGCCGTCGCCATCGCCTACTCCCGCGAGGGCGCCGACGTGGCGATCGTGTACCTCCCCGAGGAGGAGGAGGACGCGCAGGAGACCGTCCGCCTCGTCGAGGAGGCCGGGCGCAAGGCCCTCGCGATCCCGGGCGACATCCGCGACGAGCAGTTCTGCTCCGACCTCGTGCAGCGCACCGTCGACGAGCTCGGCGGCCTCGACATCCTCGTGAACAACGCCGCCTACCAGATGGCCCAGCCGGGCAGCCTCGCCGACATCACGACCGAGCAGCTCGACCGCGTCTTCAAGACCAACCTCTACGCGATGTTCTGGATCACCAAGGCCGCGCTGCCGCACCTGAAGCCCGGCTCGGCGATCATCAACACGAGCTCCATCCAGGCGTTCGAGCCCAGCCCGCCGCTGCTCGACTACGCGACCACCAAGGCCGGCATCCTCAACTTCACGAAGGGCCTGGCCCAGCAGGTCGCCGAGCAGGGCATCCGCGTCAACGCGGTCTGCCCGGGCCCGATCTGGACGCCGCTCATCCCGGCGACCATGCCCGACGAGAAGGTCGAGTCGTTCGGCGGCGACACGCCGCTCGGCCGTGCCGGCCAGCCCGCCGAGATGGCGCCCGCGTACGTGTTCTTCGCCTCGCAGGAGTCCAGCTACGTGACGGGCGACCGCATCGTCGCGACCGGCGGGAAGCTCGCCTGA
- a CDS encoding alpha/beta fold hydrolase: MLVLPGGPGLASVLPYIPLRADAARRGLDVLMVEHRGVGLSRRDTDGRDLPVAAVTVAAVVEDLAAVLDAAGVDQAVVYGASYGSYVAQAFGARHPERVAAMVLDSPVHAPAEDLATARAHRRRLLWDGEDPALAPVAAAVRALADDVPPAELGHVVQVVHEFAGPEVLHRLLLARRAGRLRAVWDRVATLGSGETEGSGRPYVMEPDLVAGIMYGEVGSGLPPDGLPLDPQLAFADAAARHVARYGVPVVADPFDLPAAVPWFTWPTAVVSGDRDLRTPRPVAEHVAAVDPDAVLVPLAGTGHSALDTHRRAALHVAHAAAVGAVHRLPALADRLAALPRRGPSRHVGTAITAVVRATTRRP; encoded by the coding sequence GTGCTCGTCCTGCCGGGCGGTCCCGGGCTCGCGTCGGTGCTGCCGTACATCCCGCTGCGCGCGGACGCCGCCCGACGCGGCCTCGACGTCCTCATGGTCGAGCACCGGGGCGTCGGCCTGTCGCGTCGCGACACCGACGGCCGCGACCTGCCGGTCGCCGCCGTCACCGTCGCCGCCGTGGTGGAGGACCTCGCCGCGGTGCTCGACGCCGCCGGTGTGGACCAGGCGGTCGTGTACGGGGCGTCCTACGGCTCGTACGTCGCGCAGGCGTTCGGGGCCCGCCACCCGGAGCGGGTGGCGGCGATGGTCCTCGACTCCCCCGTGCACGCACCCGCGGAGGACCTCGCGACGGCGCGCGCCCACCGGCGGCGGCTGCTGTGGGACGGCGAGGACCCGGCTCTCGCCCCCGTCGCGGCGGCCGTGCGGGCGCTGGCCGACGACGTGCCGCCCGCCGAGCTCGGGCACGTCGTGCAGGTCGTGCACGAGTTCGCCGGTCCCGAGGTCCTGCACCGGCTGCTCCTCGCGCGCCGCGCCGGCCGGCTGCGGGCGGTCTGGGACCGCGTCGCGACGCTCGGCTCGGGCGAGACGGAGGGCAGCGGGCGGCCGTACGTCATGGAGCCGGACCTGGTGGCGGGGATCATGTACGGCGAGGTCGGCTCCGGCCTGCCGCCGGACGGCCTGCCGCTCGACCCGCAGCTCGCGTTCGCGGACGCGGCCGCGCGGCACGTGGCCCGGTACGGCGTCCCGGTCGTCGCCGACCCCTTCGACCTGCCGGCCGCGGTCCCGTGGTTCACCTGGCCGACGGCCGTGGTGTCCGGCGACCGCGACCTGCGCACGCCGCGCCCGGTGGCCGAGCACGTCGCGGCGGTCGACCCGGACGCGGTGCTCGTGCCGCTCGCGGGCACGGGGCACAGCGCGCTCGACACGCACCGGCGTGCGGCCCTGCACGTCGCCCACGCGGCGGCGGTGGGCGCCGTGCACCGCCTGCCCGCGCTCGCCGACCGGCTCGCCGCCCTGCCGCGGCGCGGGCCGTCGCGGCACGTCGGCACCGCGATCACCGCGGTGGTGCGGGCGACGACGCGGCGCCCCTGA